The Rhodothermus profundi genome segment TACGGATCAGGGCGTCCAGGCCTTTCAGCAACGCCCCCCCGCCTGTGAGCATGATGCCGCGTTCCAGAATATCGGCGCCCAGTTCTGGCGGGGTGCGTTCCAGGCAGCGTAGCACAGCGGCAGCGATCTGGTTGACGGGCTCTCGCAGGGCTTCGCGCACATCTTCTGAAGAGATCGTTCGGATTTTAGGAATGCCGCTGACAAGATCGCGCCCTTTGACCGACAGTTCCAGCTCCGGGTCCAGCTCTATAGCACTGCCAATCTCACACTTGATGCGCTCGGCCGTGCGCTGGCCGATCAGCAGGTTATGGTTGCGTTTAAAGTACTGGATGATGGCATTGTCCAGTTCGTCGCCGCCGGTACGAATCGATTCGTTCACAACGATGCCCGCCAGCGCAATAACTGCGATTTCTGTCGTACCACCGCCGATGTCCACTACCATGTTGCCAACGGGCTCTTCGACGTTCAGGCCAATGCCAATCGCGGCTGCCATCGGTTCACTGATCAAGTAGACGCGTTTGGCACCGGCGTGCTCGGCAGAGTCCCGCACGGCCCGCTTTTCCACTTCGGTAATGCCACTGGGAATGCAGACGACCATCCGCCGGATCGACGTGTACCAGTTGCGCTGGACTTTGCGGATAAATCCCCGGATCATTTGCTCGGCCACCTCAAAATCGGCGATGACCCCGTCTTTAAGGGGCCGAATAGTTTCGATTTCTGGGTGCGTGCGCTCGTGCATCTGCAAGGCTTCGCGGCCGATCGCAATGACCTTGCGCGTGCTTCGATGCACAGCGACGATGCTGGGTTCGTTCAGGACAATACCACGCCCTTTGATATAAACCAGCGTGTTAGCGGTCCCAAGGTCTATGGCAACGTCAGAAGCAAAGTTGAACAGCCCCATTGGTTGTTGCTCTGGTTTAGGTCCGGACCTACCGGCTTTCGGGAGCAGGCAGGCCAGGAACGGTTGTACTTCGCGTTAGCATCGCGGGGAATGCGCGCCCTTAAAATAGTAAACCGGCGGGGAAATAGATCCACCCGCCGGCATAAAAGTGCAAAAATCGTCCCTGTTCAGTGCCGGAAGTGCCGGGTGCCGGTAAAAACCATGGCGACGTTGTGGTCGTCGGCCGCCTGGATCACCTCTTTATCGCGGATGGACCCCCCGGGCTGGATGACAGCGCGGGCGCCGCTTTCGACAGCCGCGAGCAGCCCATCTGCAAAGGGAAAGAATGCATCAGAGGCCACCACACTTCCGGTAAAGTCGTGCCCTTCGCGTTTTCCTTTAAGCACGGCAATTTCGGAAGCGTCCACCCGGCTCATCTGACCGGCACCGATGCCCAGGGTGGCCCGGTTGCGCACATAAACAATCGCGTTGCTTTTGACGTGCTTGACCACGCGCCAGGCAAAGTCGAGATCACGCCACTCGGCTTCGGTAGGGGCGCGTCGCGTAACCACCTGCCAGGTGGCGCGCAACTCCTCTAGAGGTGGCAGAGCGCTATCCGGTTCCTGAACCAGCAGGCCGCCTACGGCCGTCCGTATGTCCAGCGTTTCCCGGACAGGCCGGAGCTGCTGGATGATGCGTCGGTTGGCTTTTTTCTGAAGGAAAGCCAGCACGCCCTCGTCGAAGTCCGGTGCGATGATCACTTCGGTAAAGACCTGATCGATAGCCTCAGCCGTGTCGCGGTCGAGCGGTCGGTTGACGACCACGATGCCGCCGAAGGGAGAGCGCCGGTCGGTAGCAAAGGCACGGGCGTAGGCCTCTGCAAGCGTTTCAGCGGTGGCTACGCCGCACGGATTCGTGTGCTTTAGAATCGCGCAGGTAGGATCCGCCTCCCGAAACTCGTCGATCAGGCGGAGGGCTGCGCTCAGGTCCAGCAGATTATTGAAGGAGAGAGCCTTTCCATGAAGTTGGCGAAAGAAGCGTTCCGGCTGGCCATAAAGGGCAGCCTGCTGGTGGGGGTTTTCGCCGTAGCGCAGTATCTGGACGCGGGGCAAGTCGATCAGGAGGCGTGACGGCAGCGGTTCGGAAGGCGAAGGGTGCAGGCGATCTTCCAGGTAGGCAGCGATCGCCCGATCGTAGGCGGCGGTGCGTGCAAAAGCTTTCTGGGCCAGACGGCGGCGC includes the following:
- a CDS encoding rod shape-determining protein, with the protein product MGLFNFASDVAIDLGTANTLVYIKGRGIVLNEPSIVAVHRSTRKVIAIGREALQMHERTHPEIETIRPLKDGVIADFEVAEQMIRGFIRKVQRNWYTSIRRMVVCIPSGITEVEKRAVRDSAEHAGAKRVYLISEPMAAAIGIGLNVEEPVGNMVVDIGGGTTEIAVIALAGIVVNESIRTGGDELDNAIIQYFKRNHNLLIGQRTAERIKCEIGSAIELDPELELSVKGRDLVSGIPKIRTISSEDVREALREPVNQIAAAVLRCLERTPPELGADILERGIMLTGGGALLKGLDALIRNRVELPVYVADDPLTAVARGTGKVLEDLERYERVLL
- the purH gene encoding bifunctional phosphoribosylaminoimidazolecarboxamide formyltransferase/IMP cyclohydrolase, producing the protein MLHQPRTHEPPPDLQPVRRALLSVSDKNGLVPFAHRLVRLGIELVSTGGTARALRKAGLTVRDVSELTGFPEILDGRVKTLHPAIHGGLLARRNVPDDLDQLQQHGIAPIDLVVVTLYPFEQAIAQKPEDEALAAENIDIGGPTLIRAAAKNFFFTAVVVDPSDYDAVAEELEKHEGHLTLATRRRLAQKAFARTAAYDRAIAAYLEDRLHPSPSEPLPSRLLIDLPRVQILRYGENPHQQAALYGQPERFFRQLHGKALSFNNLLDLSAALRLIDEFREADPTCAILKHTNPCGVATAETLAEAYARAFATDRRSPFGGIVVVNRPLDRDTAEAIDQVFTEVIIAPDFDEGVLAFLQKKANRRIIQQLRPVRETLDIRTAVGGLLVQEPDSALPPLEELRATWQVVTRRAPTEAEWRDLDFAWRVVKHVKSNAIVYVRNRATLGIGAGQMSRVDASEIAVLKGKREGHDFTGSVVASDAFFPFADGLLAAVESGARAVIQPGGSIRDKEVIQAADDHNVAMVFTGTRHFRH